One window of Triticum dicoccoides isolate Atlit2015 ecotype Zavitan chromosome 5A, WEW_v2.0, whole genome shotgun sequence genomic DNA carries:
- the LOC119300771 gene encoding 2-oxoisovalerate dehydrogenase subunit alpha 2, mitochondrial-like codes for MAAWLARRAARRLAGELRSRGPGPWPLSWSTVPVLGVPSGDQSRGFCSVRRFAGDSAAAAAIEEPENGLAAGDLQFVDFPGGKLSFVGEMNFLPESQMERINCYRVLDDDGGTIYSSRFQEVSKELALKMYSNMVTLQIMDTIFYEAQRQGRISFYLTSNGEEAINIASAAALSAQDIVLPQYREPGVLLWRGFTLQEFANQLFGNKLDYGKGRQMPIHYGSNRLNYFTVSSPIATQLPQAVGAAYSLKMDKKKACAITYFGDGGTSEGDFHAALNFAAVTEAPVIFFCRNNGWAISTPTAEQFRSDGVVTRGQAYGIRSIRVDGNDTLAVYSTVHTAREMAITEGRPILIEAMTYRVGHHSTSDDSTKYRPADEMEHWRTARDPVSRYRKWVQGNGWWCDTQESELRNNVRQELLQAIQVAERMPKHGLAELFTDVYDQMPSNLREQERSLLDTIKKHSAEYPADVPV; via the exons ATGGCCGCGTGGCTGGCGCGCCGGGCCGCCAGGAGGCTCGCTGGCGAGCTGCGCAGCCGTGGACCAGGGCCGTGGCCCTTGAGCTGGTCGACGGTGCCGGTTCTCGGGGTGCCATCAGGGGACCAAAGCAGGGGGTTCTGCTCCGTCCGGCGCTTCGCAGGAgatagcgccgccgccgctgccatcgaGGAGCCGGAGAATGGACTTGCCGCAGGCGATCTGCAG TTTGTAGATTTCCCTGGAGGAAAGCTTTCCTTTGTTGGTGAAATGAATTTCCTGCCAGAGTCGCAAATGGAAAGGATTAATTGTTACCGTGTTCTTGACGATGATGGTGGGACTATATACAGCAGTAGATTCCAAGAG GTCAGTAAGGAGTTGGCTCTGAAAATGTACAGTAACATGGTCACCCTCCAGATTATGGACACAATCTTCTACGAAGCTCAGAGGCAGGGAAGAATTTCCTTCTATCTAACTTCCAATGGTGAAGAAGCAATCAACATAGCCTCTGCTGCTGCGCTTAGTGCTCAAGACATTGTACTACCTCAG TACAGGGAGCCCGGTGTTCTTCTATGGCGTGGCTTCACACTGCAAGAATTTGCAAACCAGTTGTTTGGGAACAAGCTGGATTACGGTAAAGGCAGGCAGATGCCAATACATTACGGATCAAACCGTCTGAATTATTTCACAGTCTCATCGCCTATCGC CACTCAGCTCCCTCAAGCTGTTGGCGCTGCCTATTCTCTCAAGATGGACAAGAAGAAGGCATGTGCCATCACGTATTTTGGCGATGGTGGCACGAGCGAG GGAGACTTCCATGCCGCGCTCAACTTCGCTGCTGTCACGGAAGCGCCAGTGATCTTCTTCTGCCGCAACAATGGCTGGGCAATCAGCACCCCAACCGCCGAACAGTTCAGAA GTGATGGAGTTGTTACCCGCGGTCAGGCCTACGGAATACGTAGTATCAGGGTAGACGGCAACGATACTCTTGCTGTGTACAGTACAGTCCACACCGCCCGGGAAATGGCTATAACTGAAGGAAGGCCTATTTTAATCGAG GCTATGACCTATCGAGTCGGCCATCACTCGACATCCGACGATTCAACCAAGTACAGGCCGGCTGATGAGATGGAGCATTGGCGAACAGCGAGGGATCCCGTCTCCAGGTACAGAAAATGGGTTCAGGGGAATGGATGGTGGTGCGACACTCAAGAGTCTGAACTCAGGAACAATGTGCGGCAAGAG CTCCTGCAAGCCATTCAGGTGGCCGAGAGGATGCCAAAACACG